One genomic region from Streptomyces sp. NBC_00457 encodes:
- a CDS encoding tyrosinase family oxidase copper chaperone: MTMGTPRREVARGLLASAVAPFVTASRRPWSADGPEEGAGAAFDEVYRGRRIQGVLVPLGGLDVAWHVTVDGHPLHLMRRADGSWVSMLDHYGWFRTPLEATRAAVDELGPGALGGGHSHQGGEHDVRA, translated from the coding sequence ATGACGATGGGTACGCCGCGGCGGGAGGTGGCGCGGGGGCTGCTCGCCTCCGCCGTCGCCCCGTTCGTCACCGCATCCCGGCGTCCGTGGTCCGCGGACGGGCCGGAGGAGGGGGCCGGTGCAGCCTTCGACGAGGTCTACCGGGGCCGCCGTATCCAAGGCGTTCTGGTGCCCCTCGGCGGCCTTGATGTCGCTTGGCACGTCACCGTGGACGGGCATCCGCTGCACCTCATGCGGCGGGCCGACGGCAGCTGGGTGAGCATGCTCGACCACTACGGCTGGTTCCGGACGCCGTTGGAGGCGACCCGTGCGGCCGTCGACGAACTCGGGCCCGGAGCGTTGGGCGGCGGGCATTCGCATCAGGGGGGAGAGCATGACGTACGTGCGTAA
- a CDS encoding tyrosinase family protein, translated as MTYVRKDVSRLTRIERRRFVEALLELKRSGEYDEFVRLHVAHFVGDGHRGLRAAHMTPSFLPWHRRFLLDLESALRRVDSQVTVPYWDWTRDRTTTSVPWTDDLLGGNGRRFDRQVMTGPFAYAAGHWTIRVGVTDDEFLTRDLGRPRRPIALPTEDDLNRALDDPVYDVSPWDSTVTRGFRNQLEGWGSGSNPWRNHNRVHRWVGGAMLGGASVNDPVFWLVHAFVDLQWQRWQQRHRNHRYLPDRPPGRGSPQYGRIVARHQRLPPWDVTPDELEDVSHIYRYA; from the coding sequence ATGACGTACGTGCGTAAGGACGTCAGCAGGCTGACGCGGATCGAGCGGCGGCGGTTCGTGGAGGCGTTGCTGGAGCTCAAACGGAGTGGCGAGTACGACGAGTTCGTACGGCTCCATGTCGCGCACTTCGTCGGGGACGGCCACCGCGGTCTGCGCGCCGCCCATATGACGCCCTCCTTCCTGCCCTGGCACCGCCGGTTCCTGCTGGACCTGGAGAGCGCCCTGCGCCGAGTCGACTCCCAGGTGACGGTGCCGTACTGGGACTGGACCCGGGACCGTACGACCACCTCGGTGCCGTGGACGGACGATCTGCTCGGCGGCAACGGGCGGCGGTTCGACCGGCAGGTGATGACCGGGCCGTTCGCCTATGCGGCCGGCCACTGGACCATCCGGGTGGGCGTCACCGACGACGAGTTCCTCACCCGGGACCTGGGCCGCCCACGGAGGCCGATCGCCCTGCCGACCGAGGACGATCTGAACCGGGCGCTGGACGATCCCGTCTACGACGTCTCCCCGTGGGACTCGACGGTGACCAGGGGGTTCCGCAACCAGCTGGAGGGGTGGGGGAGCGGCAGCAACCCATGGCGCAACCACAACCGGGTCCACCGCTGGGTCGGGGGCGCCATGCTCGGCGGCGCGTCCGTCAACGACCCGGTCTTCTGGCTGGTCCACGCCTTCGTGGACCTGCAGTGGCAGCGCTGGCAGCAGCGTCACCGCAACCACCGCTATCTGCCGGACCGGCCGCCCGGCCGGGGCAGTCCCCAGTACGGCCGTATCGTCGCCCGGCACCAGCGGCTGCCGCCGTGGGATGTCACTCCGGACGAGTTGGAGGACGTGTCCCACATCTACCGGTACGCATGA